The following coding sequences are from one Bifidobacterium sp. window:
- a CDS encoding sugar phosphate isomerase/epimerase family protein, translating to MRLGIGTTLDHDSPQEWADALVGMGCTTAVSPFDCTAPQSLKREYLAQANSHALSIGEVGVWKNVMSPDQSERQANLAYAQQQLALAEEIGARCCVNISGNSGSGGWDQYSASNYLPETYDRIVETTQNIIDAVNPQRTSYAIECMPWMVPDSPEQYLQLIADINRPAFAVHLDYTNMINGVERWIGKNAFIEHCFNLLGSKVVSVHVKDVQLSANLPTSIVEIQPGKGDIDFNLVFRQIAKLSEETTVFVEHLPNRDAYAQAMKYVYKTLKSL from the coding sequence ATGAGACTCGGCATTGGAACTACGCTTGATCACGACAGCCCACAAGAATGGGCGGATGCTCTAGTTGGCATGGGTTGCACTACTGCTGTAAGCCCTTTCGATTGCACAGCACCACAGTCATTGAAACGTGAATACCTTGCACAGGCCAACTCGCATGCCCTTTCAATCGGGGAAGTTGGCGTTTGGAAAAACGTGATGTCTCCAGACCAGAGCGAGCGCCAGGCGAATCTAGCATACGCTCAGCAACAACTTGCATTAGCCGAAGAAATCGGCGCTCGCTGCTGTGTCAACATTTCAGGGAACTCGGGTTCTGGTGGCTGGGATCAATACAGTGCAAGCAACTATCTTCCAGAAACCTATGATCGAATTGTTGAAACCACACAGAACATTATTGATGCTGTGAATCCACAGCGCACCTCGTATGCGATTGAGTGCATGCCATGGATGGTTCCAGATTCGCCTGAACAATATCTTCAACTTATCGCAGACATCAACCGGCCGGCTTTTGCGGTACACCTTGACTATACGAATATGATCAATGGAGTTGAACGGTGGATTGGCAAGAATGCATTTATTGAGCACTGCTTTAATCTTCTGGGCAGCAAGGTGGTAAGCGTCCACGTAAAGGATGTGCAACTCTCAGCAAATCTGCCAACTTCAATAGTTGAGATACAACCTGGTAAAGGTGACATCGATTTTAATCTGGTCTTCCGGCAAATTGCCAAGTTATCAGAAGAAACCACAGTGTTTGTTGAGCACCTCCCGAACCGAGATGCCTATGCGCAGGCCATGAAATATGTTTATAAGACCCTGAAGTCACTGTAG
- a CDS encoding AraC family transcriptional regulator translates to MEHVVNIVPGVFPRPERFRIQMAGITYPDRSYHIVRENSDIYCMEFVIEGKGDVTCGEKHVVPVGGDTYILPPHAAHDYRSSITDPYKKIWVNMSGLLCDALYREYHLGESILFKQVPLYPLFERLLELCEHSSDPQAQDIERKASLIIHDIFAQLAQRHLDEHLSSSQNRYAGIIKDMLDRKVEDNINLGVVSKEIGLSISQISRIFTRAYGESPYHYYVSQRIQLATELLNNTGMRIQEIASRLRYADAHYFSTQFSSVIGLSPRQYRDQNATD, encoded by the coding sequence ATGGAACATGTGGTAAACATCGTGCCTGGAGTTTTTCCTCGCCCTGAACGCTTCCGTATCCAAATGGCTGGTATCACCTATCCTGATCGGTCGTATCACATTGTGCGTGAAAACTCTGATATTTATTGCATGGAGTTTGTAATCGAGGGGAAGGGCGATGTTACCTGTGGCGAAAAGCACGTTGTTCCAGTTGGTGGAGATACCTATATATTGCCGCCGCATGCCGCACACGATTATCGTTCATCAATAACCGATCCGTATAAAAAAATTTGGGTGAATATGAGTGGTTTGCTTTGTGATGCTCTGTATCGTGAGTATCACTTAGGTGAATCAATTCTCTTTAAGCAGGTACCTCTATATCCTCTCTTTGAGCGTCTTCTTGAGTTGTGCGAACACAGCAGCGATCCACAAGCTCAAGATATTGAGCGCAAAGCCTCACTGATTATCCATGATATTTTTGCGCAACTTGCTCAACGGCATCTTGACGAGCACTTATCGTCATCACAAAATCGCTATGCAGGGATAATTAAAGACATGCTGGACCGTAAAGTTGAAGACAACATCAACCTTGGAGTGGTTTCAAAAGAAATCGGTTTATCAATTTCTCAAATTTCGAGAATATTTACTCGCGCCTATGGAGAATCTCCATACCACTATTACGTCTCACAAAGAATCCAACTTGCTACAGAGTTGCTAAATAATACAGGAATGAGAATCCAAGAAATTGCTTCTAGATTGCGGTATGCTGATGCGCATTATTTCTCTACGCAGTTTAGTTCAGTAATAGGCTTGTCTCCCAGACAATATCGTGATCAGAACGCAACCGATTAA
- a CDS encoding glycoside hydrolase family 2 protein: MNTDFAYSSTDIPRPEHPNPQWKRSTWMNLNGSWDFDFDMSASGIDQHWFEYHDFSNTITVPFCPESALSGIEFTDFIPCCWYRRTISLSDSQLSGRVLLHFGAVDYLAHIYINGKELGSHKGGYASFSLDITDSVQAGDNVIIVCAQDDTRGQQQPTGKQCDRYSSYSCLYTRTTGIWQTVWLEFVPETHIEQARYHTNIHNSTITIEARLHGAATLSIEASFQGTPCGSATVVSEGGSCTITLPLSQTHLWEPGVGNLYDITLTYGDDQVSSYVGLREIRLDGYKFLINGKSVFQRLVLDQGFYPQGIYTAPSAEELEQDIVLSQQAGFNGARLHERVFEPLYLYYCDVHGYLAWGEMASWGFDISKESSVNIFIPEWLQVIQRDVNHPAIIGWCPFNETWDFNGRRQDDDVLRLAYQVTKAYDPERPCIDTSGHYHVETDIYDLHDYEQDVDNLAKRYDDWGSGAAPVPELYPDRQHCEGIMPFFISEYGGIKWDPSHAEDSSAWGYGQQANSEDEFITRYRGLTNVLLSNPKMFGFCYTQLYDVEQECNGIYDYNRRPKVNVDVIRNINTATAAIEQGDNESAAYHGESEA; this comes from the coding sequence ATGAATACAGACTTTGCTTACTCCTCAACCGATATTCCACGTCCCGAACACCCAAACCCTCAGTGGAAGCGCTCCACATGGATGAATCTCAATGGCTCTTGGGATTTCGACTTCGACATGTCAGCAAGCGGCATTGATCAGCACTGGTTCGAATACCACGATTTTTCAAACACCATAACCGTTCCCTTCTGTCCAGAAAGCGCACTGAGCGGGATTGAATTCACAGATTTTATACCCTGCTGCTGGTATCGACGCACTATATCGCTTTCTGATTCCCAACTCTCAGGGCGCGTCTTACTGCATTTTGGAGCAGTTGATTATCTTGCACATATCTACATCAATGGCAAAGAATTGGGCAGTCATAAGGGAGGATATGCGTCATTTTCACTTGACATCACTGACAGCGTCCAAGCCGGAGACAACGTCATTATTGTCTGTGCACAAGACGATACCCGCGGTCAACAACAACCAACTGGAAAGCAGTGCGACCGGTACAGCTCATACTCATGCCTATATACGAGGACCACAGGTATCTGGCAGACCGTCTGGTTGGAGTTTGTTCCCGAAACCCATATTGAGCAGGCGAGATACCATACGAATATTCACAATTCGACTATCACCATCGAAGCCAGATTACATGGTGCTGCGACTCTGAGTATTGAAGCCTCTTTCCAAGGCACACCGTGCGGTTCTGCCACGGTAGTGAGTGAAGGCGGAAGCTGCACGATTACTCTCCCCCTATCCCAAACACATCTGTGGGAACCAGGTGTTGGCAATCTATACGACATCACACTCACATACGGCGATGATCAAGTCAGCAGCTACGTTGGCTTGCGCGAGATACGGCTAGACGGATACAAATTCCTTATCAACGGAAAGTCAGTGTTTCAACGGCTGGTTCTCGACCAGGGCTTCTATCCACAGGGAATATACACTGCTCCAAGCGCCGAAGAGTTAGAACAAGATATCGTTCTCTCGCAGCAGGCAGGCTTCAATGGTGCTCGGTTACATGAGCGCGTTTTTGAACCCTTATATCTCTATTACTGTGATGTACACGGCTACTTAGCATGGGGAGAAATGGCAAGTTGGGGCTTTGACATCAGCAAGGAATCGAGCGTGAATATTTTCATTCCTGAATGGTTGCAAGTCATTCAACGTGACGTCAACCATCCAGCGATCATTGGATGGTGTCCGTTTAATGAAACGTGGGATTTTAATGGGAGACGGCAGGATGATGATGTGCTACGACTGGCATATCAAGTCACCAAAGCATATGACCCTGAACGCCCTTGCATCGACACAAGTGGACACTATCATGTCGAAACTGATATTTACGACTTGCACGATTACGAACAGGATGTTGATAATCTTGCCAAACGTTATGACGATTGGGGATCAGGGGCAGCTCCAGTCCCAGAATTGTATCCCGATCGTCAGCATTGCGAAGGTATTATGCCCTTCTTCATCAGCGAATACGGTGGCATAAAGTGGGATCCATCTCACGCCGAAGACTCTTCTGCATGGGGATACGGGCAACAAGCGAATAGCGAAGACGAATTTATCACACGATATCGGGGACTTACCAATGTATTACTGAGCAACCCGAAGATGTTTGGATTCTGCTATACGCAACTATATGATGTGGAGCAAGAGTGTAACGGAATATATGACTATAACCGCAGACCAAAAGTCAATGTAGACGTTATTCGCAACATCAATACAGCTACAGCAGCAATTGAGCAAGGCGACAACGAATCTGCGGCATACCACGGCGAGAGCGAGGCCTGA
- a CDS encoding ABC transporter substrate-binding protein, with protein MKALKKVAAMAVAGVCVVSMAACGGTGSSSEATSLTYPGIELGKTGKDLTASIKLFSNRTDMTQASYSGKSWKEYIADFNKLYPDIKVSIETSTNYDSDALTRIQSKDWGDIMLIPAVDSTELGNYFIPYGSYKEMNKVINFAAVQQYDNQVYGVSGGGDAGGVVYNKAIFKEAGITELPITPSEFIADLKLIKKNTSATPLYTNYAAGWTMGAWDAYIGGNATGNADYMTSILPHTKDPFSNPKDGTHPYNVYKILYDAVADHLTEDDYSTTDWEGSKTQMNQGKIATMVLGSWAVQQIQAAGDKSDDIGYMPFPISVKGKQYAAPGGGYAYGINKNSSSSNQEAAMIFVKWLTEKSKFAYNEGGLPVAKADTTLPALFDKFKNVTFLEGKPVSKDESDLFNDLNTDSELAINSGGNARVQAIVEDAATKSKTFDSIMNEWNDKWNAALQTENVDIKYTTVAK; from the coding sequence ATGAAAGCGCTGAAAAAAGTTGCCGCTATGGCTGTCGCGGGTGTCTGCGTAGTCAGTATGGCAGCATGCGGCGGAACAGGCTCATCCAGTGAGGCTACTTCGTTAACATATCCAGGCATTGAATTAGGAAAGACTGGAAAGGATCTTACTGCATCAATAAAGCTGTTTTCAAACAGAACAGATATGACTCAGGCATCATATTCAGGAAAATCTTGGAAAGAATATATTGCTGATTTCAACAAGTTATATCCCGATATCAAGGTATCGATAGAGACGAGTACCAATTATGACAGCGATGCCTTGACTCGGATTCAGAGTAAAGACTGGGGAGACATTATGCTCATCCCTGCAGTCGATAGCACAGAGTTGGGCAATTACTTTATACCTTACGGATCCTATAAAGAGATGAATAAAGTAATTAATTTTGCAGCGGTTCAGCAGTACGATAACCAGGTCTATGGCGTTTCAGGCGGTGGCGATGCTGGTGGGGTTGTCTATAACAAGGCAATTTTCAAAGAAGCGGGTATCACTGAGTTACCGATCACTCCCTCAGAATTCATTGCTGATTTGAAACTGATCAAGAAAAACACCAGTGCCACACCCTTGTACACGAATTATGCCGCAGGTTGGACAATGGGAGCTTGGGACGCATACATTGGTGGCAATGCCACTGGTAATGCTGATTACATGACGTCTATCCTCCCTCATACTAAAGATCCCTTCTCAAATCCGAAAGATGGAACACATCCATACAACGTGTACAAGATTTTATATGACGCGGTTGCAGATCATTTGACGGAAGACGATTACTCCACAACGGATTGGGAAGGGAGTAAAACTCAAATGAATCAAGGAAAGATTGCGACGATGGTGTTGGGGTCTTGGGCGGTTCAACAGATTCAGGCTGCAGGAGATAAATCTGACGATATTGGTTATATGCCATTCCCAATTAGTGTTAAAGGTAAGCAATATGCGGCTCCTGGCGGTGGATATGCATATGGGATTAATAAGAATTCATCGTCAAGCAATCAAGAAGCTGCCATGATCTTTGTAAAATGGCTTACCGAAAAATCAAAGTTTGCATATAACGAAGGTGGACTTCCAGTTGCTAAGGCAGACACAACGCTTCCGGCACTATTTGATAAATTCAAAAATGTTACTTTCTTGGAAGGCAAGCCCGTTAGCAAAGATGAATCGGATTTATTCAACGACTTGAACACAGATTCCGAACTTGCAATCAATTCCGGAGGAAACGCACGTGTTCAAGCAATCGTCGAAGACGCTGCAACCAAGAGCAAAACATTCGACAGCATTATGAATGAGTGGAACGACAAGTGGAATGCTGCATTACAAACAGAAAATGTGGATATTAAGTACACGACGGTCGCGAAATGA